The Fusarium oxysporum f. sp. lycopersici 4287 chromosome 1, whole genome shotgun sequence DNA segment GTTGCCGCTGAGGATCAGTTTGTATTGGTTTACGAATACTACCTCTCTTTACCTCATCCTTCCCCCCCTCCTCCCTCGTCCTTCTTCCCTACCTATCCTCTGGAATCATTTCTACATCCATCAATCATAACCACCCCGCCGCCTGGCCTTCTGCGTTTTCTCCCGATACCCTCGTGACGAAGCAACGTAACAAGCAAATACACCGGCCTCGGTTCTgattctggttctggttctgatTCTAGGCTACGAGTTCATTCAATCGACACGTCTTTCTCGTCCAACACGCTCTTGTTTCCTATTTACGAGAGCAGGCAAAGCAGGACAGTAGCATAAGCATTTTTGGGTTTACTGCCTCGAAATTATCTACTGTTCACACCAACCTTACTTTTTCTCCCCCCTGTTGCCTCCCTTCGTCGAAAGTTAGTCGCCTACTGCTCTAGGCTGCCATTTTTCGATTCAATAAACGCCTCTACGACATTGTAGAATCTTTCCCTCTTTCCATCAGAAACATCAGTCACGGCTCAAGCCCAGCATTCGCCCACAATCCAACCGATTTCCTGGATGTCCATTTTGGCCTGAGGACCTCGGCTCAACGGACACCTGACTCTCAGTTTTATATCCTCGTACTCGATACGCACCCCCGAATTTCGACTCGTTGTCCGAGAATCTTATATCCCCGCGCCCTCATTATTTAGAGGTCCACAGATAGTCACTGTATCGCACGTAGGTGCTTTGCCTCTCTCCTTGCGTGGAAGGGGTTGAGAGACATCCTGGGGTTTTCGATCCCTGAGCAATACATTGATTTCTCCTTCTACTGCGACCAAGGTGATTTTGGCACCTTCAGCTCAGAATTTCCTACCAGTTTAAGACGGCAAGCCTGTCCTACGAGGCTCAACCTGAAATGAGTCCATCCGCCATCGTTGAGTCCAACGAAATGGCCACTCAATCAACTTTTTCCTACGCACAAGCTGCGAAGGGTCAAGGCACTACCCCTGCTTCAAATCCTACAGCTGTCGCcgatgctgctgctccttcCCAGGACGCGCAAGCTTCCattgccgatgatgatgttcCGGCTCCTGCAACCGACGTGAAGTCGACTGCTACTGCTACTGAGCAGGCCAACTCTGAAGCTCCTGAGACCACGGAGCACCGCGCTGCCTTCTCTGAAAAGCAAGGCCACGAGAGTGTTCCCGGATCCGAGAGCGATACCCGCTCTGAGTCGACACAAAGCAGACGAACAGACTCGAGGCGCGAGGATGATTCTGGTAGGCTAGAGCGCCCGTGGCGACGGAACGAGAAGACACCGGGGTCATCAAGCACTACTGCCCGGTCTGTAGACGAGCAGGACTCCCGAAAGGCTAGGCGAAATAAGAAGGGTAAGACTTCTGAGAAGCAACCCAGTGATCAGACGACAGAAAAGGAGCAGGAGGCGGCCCCTGAGGCCCCCAAGGTCGAGCTCTCAGAAGCACCTATCCCCAGCGTCAACATCTGGCACAAGCGAAAGGAGGCACAGCAGGCCAAGTCTGTCAAACCTGCTCCCACACCTGTGGAAGCTACAGTGAATGGCACTTCATCTCAGAGGGATGAGAGGAAGACTGAGGAATCTACTACAACACCATATACGAACGGTATCAAGACTCAGCAAAAGCCGGCCAGTACTGTGCGGTCGGAGCGCAATGGCCCCCGGGGGTCGCGGATACATgagaaggatggcaagaaCGAGGTTCCTCCATCCGTCGAGGATTCTACAGCATGGCCAACTCCTGAAACTGCAATCACGGCTATTAAGGAGGAtagcaagaagaaggtcgcAGACAAGACACCCGAGAAGTCAGACCGCTCTGACAAGGACagtcaagaagatggcagcGCGTCAAAGCCCCGACAGAAATGGGTGGCTATGGACTATGTCCCCACAGTCAGCTTCGAAACCCAGCTTCCTCAAATGCGTAGCTCTAAGCCACGGGGTGGTGCTCGTGGTAACCGAGATGCCGCTCCTCGAGGCACGGCCAACGGTGTAGCGGACAAAACCGCTTCTACCGCGCCTTCCAATAAGACCAACGACACTAAGCCCAAAgacaacaccaacaatgCCGCATCGCAACTGGCAGCCGTTAAACGCGGAGCAGCGGATGGTGTTAACGGCCAGAAAAAGACTCCTGCCAGCACTGGCTCTGAGAAGGCCAAAGATACGCCTGCCCAGTCTTCGGTGAGTAATACGATGCCCCTGTAGAGCACAGCTATCTTGAGATTGCGCAAGTGCATTTATTGTGTGAGACGTATACTGATTGCTTTGGGAATAGGAGATTTCTCAAACTCGAGACCGGCATGATAACCGCAGTGAGAGAGGTCGAGGCAATTATCGAGGACGAGGTGCCCATCACGGCCATTCACAATCTCAGCATGCTATTTCTGCATCCGGGTTCCATGGCCAAGGCGCCAACGCTGCCAGATCTCAGGGTTACAGTCCCCCCTTGCGATATAGAGAGACATGGTGGCATGTTTAcgcctccttctcagcgaGCCCGTGGTCGCAATGGTGCTCACAACTTCCATCGTGTATCAGTGCCGAATGGGGATCTCGTATGCCTGTTGTGCAAGCTCAATATTCGCCTTACGATTACTCCATGGCAGCGCCTATTGGTGCAGTTCCTTTCCACTCCCTTCCATTTGATAACTTTGCTCGTACTCACGATCAAGACTCAAATCGAATATTATTTCTCCATCGAGAACCTTTGCAAAGACGAATACCTTCGACAGCGCATGGATTCCCAGGGATTCGTCCCTCTCCACTTCATTAGCGCGTTCTCGCGCATCAAGCAGCTGACTGTGGACATGAACATCATCCGTGCTGCTTGTGAGGATTCGACTGAAGTCGACTACGTGGTTGGCGACGATGAGTGTGAGCGACTACGTCGGCGACACAATTGGGAGCATTTCGTTTATTCTATGGAAAATCGAGATGAACTGGCCCGCAATGCTGGCCCTGCAAGCGTCACTTTCAAGAACAGACACTACCATTTCCCTGGCGGTCAATTTGACGACATCGCTGCTATGCCATATGGTGCACATGCTTATCCTCATGGCCCTGCTCTCCAACAATTCGCACCACATGACGCAAATGGGGTTGTTCCAAATGGCAACACCCAGCTTTCTGCGGCTGTTCCCGACTTCTCACCTTCTGGGACAATTCCCCTTGTTGGCCCTCAGGGTGAGGTCCAAGTCACCAGCGTTGAAGCTTTGACCAATGGTCATGCTGAACAAACTGCACCGCTTACCAACGGTGTGCATATCGAGGAGGCTTACACAACCCAATCGTAGCCCCCCCGCGAAATGGAGTACTGGCTGTGGCGGAGATGTTAGACCTCTATCATTTTCATGCTTGAAAAGTGGCGTATATGAGAGAgttgtttcttttttttccttcCCCGGTCTGGGTCGATACGAATGATGTGTCCCAGATTTATAAGTGTTTACGAATTTCATGCTGTGGCCCGGAGCTGGCTTTATATTCACCATGAACTAAAGCGTGTTACGATTGTGATCTCGCTTGTTCATAGGTCTTCAGTGAAACAGGCTGTATGGATGCCTCAATGGTTCATATATAGCACTCCACTGTTCTGGGCCAGACAGCAAACGGGTGGTTGGCGAGTTCTTGATAGTAACTTGCGTTGTACGTTATAGTGCTATAAGTGCACCATGGGGCGACAAGAGGTCTATACCTAAGGTCTCCTCCTATCAGAATCGCTCGAAGGAAGAGAACGACGTACACGAGCTACAGATATTCGATACCCTGGTGTACGAGGCTATAATGAAAAGCCAGTAACCATTGGAGAGGAAAATTCGGAATGAAGGTTGGCTTAATAGCCTGATGTATTGGTTTCTGTTGGGGCGTATTCCAAGGATGGTTTTGTGAAATGCGAAGGCACGCTACAAGTTGGAAAGGTGTGCGCCAGAACCTCAGCGTTACATGCGACGGAGTGCGGCTGGTGCTGGGCAGTTGTAGTGACAGGTCACAGAGGCGAGCGGCAAGTGTCGCTGGATGATTGCTATACCCGCTACGCTGGATGTTCACGGGGTGGTCGATTACGACGGCATATTAAAAGGATTATCGTCATACCGGATGAAAGAAAAAGGCATGGGTGGAAAAGCATATGGGCGTACGGTGACATTTAGCTGAACTGCAgcatcttttttttttctcgACTGCATATGAAAGGGGTTCAAGGATGATTTCGATTTGGACTTGGTTCTGATTTTACTCATGGATTCTGATGTTAGAGGGGACTCTCCAAGCTTTGCTAAAAATACGGAGTTTTTTATTCTAGTTTCAAAAGTTGTACAATAGTTTCATTAttcaagaaagaaaaaatcATGTCGAGAAACATCAGGCCTCTGCTTGTCTTGAAATCTACTGGATGCTGTTGTACTACTGCTGCCCGTTGTAGGTGGATGGTTATCACGATCTATATCAGTAGTACTCACAAATGCTAATGCATGGTAGGTTATTGGCGAGCTTCCATGGGCTTACAATAGGGTTGGGGCAGTGGGAAAATACTATCTGCTGTAGGAAGCGCAATGGCTTATTGCAATGTGTGCGAGTTCTGACTGCATGAACAGGGACATTTTCTCTGTCCTTGTCCTTTCATTCATTCACAAGGAACGTATTGGTTGTCATGACAAGATAGTTCATCATGTTGGCGGggtatgtatgtatgtatgtatgtatgtgtATTTTTCGTCTGGGTGGCTGTAACGAAGCCAAATCTCCTACTGGAGCAAAagacgtgctgagctagcTAGGTACAGGATACCCCGCTTCCTTCACCATCCAGCATACCAATGGCACAAAAGGTGCTGTATTTCTCAAGCCCGTCACCCGTCAGCGGGTTCGAGGGCAATCTATTGTCGAACTTTTTCCACCGACCAGAATTCTCTCGCGCATCACTACATCTGCTGACGCAGTCCACAATCTCCAGTAACCAAGTTGTAGCTCGTAGTCGACTGTCGCGGCGGCAGGGAAAAACCTCGGGAAGGGATCAGAGGCCGACGGTGCGGCTTGCCTTTAAAGGAGAAAAACCCATCGCAATCGGCGTCGTTGATCGGAAGGATGTCGCTACGAATGCCCGGGGCATCGCCCTCCGATATCTAAGGCGTTCTGGTTCTGAGGTGCCGCCATTAGATCCGACAAAGGTGTTGTCAGAGAAGGCGAACTCTCCAAAATTCCTTCTCTGAAAACTGCTGTTAGGGAGCCGATAGCGTCCCCGCAGTTTTTGTGTGGTCGCGTGGCCTGCAGAAAATCCCGCTCCTAGCACCGCACTAACAGTGCGTGCCAAGGAAAGAATTTTTACAGGAGAGAGTTGTGTTGGCGGGGGTGAGGGGTTATCTATTTGACTTTAGGGTAGCTAAATTGCACATGGCTCATATTGGGCACTTTTGTCATGAGGAGGATATGATATCAAAGATCGGTAATTATCACATTTCAATCTAGCTCCCACCAGAAGACATCATCAAATATTATTACCTGTATCGTGTCTTATGATTTGCATGTGATGAAGTATGAGGTCTGGGCGTCCCGATCGAGGATTATCGGATCATGAGAAGATACGTCGAAAAGTGTTGCGGGTAACGGCTGTTCTAAGATTCCACGATTGACTACCTCGCCAAGCTGGTCTGATATTGTTCAGGGGCACATGCCCAGATGACATCCTGCTGGGCCTGGAAATGACGGTGTTCTGTTCCGCCACGTTGAATCTTTGCTTGGACATAAAGCCAGGCGTATGCTTCGCAAAGGGAATCCATCTGAAACTGATGGCGCGAGCGAAGGACATGAAGAATCTATACAGTTGACTGATGTATGTCACAAGACATATGTTGTTTAGGACCAGGGCATGATCGACTTGGCATGATGATTCTACAAGGTGGAGCAGAGCCTTGTTACTATGGGGAGTCCCTGTCGTTGTCCACACGGAGATTCTGGTCCGGTGAGTCATGGTGTGCTGATCTCCTTGCCGTATCCGGAAGCACTACATGGAAGATATCGAGATGAAGCAAAACTACCATTCATTGTCAGCGAGGTGAGGCCATCGtgaagtctggggaagatcTCACAAACCGAGACCTTTTTAAGGATGAGCCGCATGATGGAACCCCGGCCTGGTGACCGAGATTGGGGAGAGTTAGGGCCAAGGCGAGCGGAGGGAGACGCATAAGATCGTGATTGGAGAAAAGGAATGAAGCTATCGTCAGGACACACCGGCCGATGGATCAACCGGGCATCAACAACACGGCAGCGGTGCCTTGCAGAAATGTCAAAGCCGGAGCTTGGGTCCCCAGAAAATACCTAAAGTGGAAATGGCTGAACAAGACCTGCAGATTGCCTAGCAGCATTACGTCAAGCGTCGCTGGAAAATTTAAACATGACAGCTTCGTTAGCGGCGAATGGGGCAGCGACAGCAAGTCTTGCTGTTTAGTTACCTATAGCTTGTTGCGGGATGAGTTTGCGGGGATGCAGCACATCGAAAGCGAAAATTGTGTAAGCAAGTACCTAACTTTAGATACTGAGCTAAGGCAAAGACATTGCATTAATTGACAAGCAACAAAGAAGACTTCCATGGATACTTGGCCATGCGCGGAATGAAATTTCCGACCACAGCTGATCAGGGGAGAGG contains these protein-coding regions:
- a CDS encoding hypothetical protein (At least one base has a quality score < 10), which translates into the protein MSPSAIVESNEMATQSTFSYAQAAKGQGTTPASNPTAVADAAAPSQDAQASIADDDVPAPATDVKSTATATEQANSEAPETTEHRAAFSEKQGHESVPGSESDTRSESTQSRRTDSRREDDSGRLERPWRRNEKTPGSSSTTARSVDEQDSRKARRNKKGKTSEKQPSDQTTEKEQEAAPEAPKVELSEAPIPSVNIWHKRKEAQQAKSVKPAPTPVEATVNGTSSQRDERKTEESTTTPYTNGIKTQQKPASTVRSERNGPRGSRIHEKDGKNEVPPSVEDSTAWPTPETAITAIKEDSKKKVADKTPEKSDRSDKDSQEDGSASKPRQKWVAMDYVPTVSFETQLPQMRSSKPRGGARGNRDAAPRGTANGVADKTASTAPSNKTNDTKPKDNTNNAASQLAAVKRGAADGVNGQKKTPASTGSEKAKDTPAQSSEISQTRDRHDNRSERGRGNYRGRGAHHGHSQSQHAISASGFHGQGANAARSQGYSPPLRYRETWWHVYASFSASPWSQWCSQLPSCISAEWGSRMPVVQAQYSPYDYSMAAPIGAVPFHSLPFDNFARTHDQDSNRILFLHREPLQRRIPSTAHGFPGIRPSPLH